gaagaagtcctttggatgagggacgaaacgtcttccagtatcttcaaccaagtccagttgcccttcattttaaccttcgttggatgaaTGCACCGTTAGCACTCtgcattttcagtgttttctgttgaCTCTGCAGCGTTTAGCAGCAGTGACTAGCATTATAATTATAGCAAAATTCAAATTCACTCCAAACTCTGCtgcctgacttcctgtctgtctccaaCAGCGTCTGAAGCTTTTACTGTTCACTAACAATTAACAGCAGGTATGTTTCTGTGACGGCCAGCGCAGAACTCcggctgtttttattttaatttcaagcttaatttgaaactttttttttttaaggtaatTTGGCTGTTGAAGCGACGGATGAGTTTAAACTGAAAACTAACCGTGTGTTCACACTGCGAGCGCTCACAGATTGACTGACTCTCACTGGTGAACGAGTTCCAGCACTGATTTACCACTAACGATCCGACCCTAATGTTTGCTCTGTGAAGTGTCCCAAACGTTACGATTCATCCGGGGCCGCGCTGAGGCCCCCGATGCTCGTAACATATTTGAATACTAACTGTAAAAAGTCCctctcaaaattaaaaggacaTTTTCCTTTACAGTTACAGCGGCTCGTAGGAACCGTCCAGCATCAGTCAGCGCCCCGCAGCGTGAACAGCCTCTTACAGTAATTTATGTCTTCCAGACCACTTTTAATCAGGTGGTGCTTTGTCTCCTCCGGGCTGCcgtctccctcctcctgtctgtctgtctctctgtttgtctgttagaAATCCCGCCGGTTTAAGACGAAGCGAGAGGGGACGGACTACGGCAACCGTCCCATCAAACTGGCGGGGAAAGTCATCATCCAGGAGATCTCCTGTCTGCTGCCCGTCCACAAGGCTCTGGGGGAGATCTACATGTGAGAACGGCAGTATTctaaaaaccaaacaaaatacttgctgtgtaattgtgtgtttgggtaatatttcaatgtatttaGATGATTTCTGTCCTGCTCAGACTGAACGTGAACGACATCCAGGAAACATGCAAGAAGAACGCAGCAGCGGCGCTCACAGTCGGACGCAGAGATGTGGCGAAGGTACCTCTGAATCCTCACAGCAGCTCTCCTGAAGGTGGCGCTGCGTTTACCAAAAAGTCCCTTTACCACAGGACAGTACCAGCCCAGCTCacctcgactctactcgcctgTTTTGATTTTCAATTGGGCAGAAAGTCtttattcactgcatcatcactgctttattgatccccgaggggaaattctttaaTTTTTCCTACTTCATGTTTGTTACAGCCATGCGTAACGTCAACTTCTGAAGAAACTACACTTTGCTATTCGCTCCAGACCTGCTGATGGAAACGTGCCTAAATCAATTGTTTCTTTTTAGcgacattttaaaaattcacTTGATGGAAACCCGGCTGAGAAGGCCATGAAAAAACGGGGCAACAAAAGCGAGGCGAGGCAAGCTGAGCTGGTACCGGCGGCGGGTAAACGCCATAAAACGAATCCAAACTTCTAGTCTGTTCTGTGGACCTGGACCTCCGCTCTCTGCTGTAATGTATGTTTGATCATCAATATTGGTACCAATATGAGGCCCtcacacctgtgtgtgtgtgtgtgtgtgtgtgtgtgtgtgtgtgtgtgtgaacaggtgTGGGCCCTGGCGTCTGCAGCGACCGATCAGGACCTGAGTCCAGACTCAGACCCGGACACAGAGACCCCCTGGGCCAGACACCCGTTTGGACGGCAACTGCTGGAGACTCTGTGAGTTTAAATCCGAGCGAGCTGAAGCTTCACGTAGCAGCCtgtaaatcctcagaaatatatATCTTTTTCAGCCAGTAGTTAAATGTGTTCAAATAATATTAGATCAACTTTTACTGCTCCTCAGATCAACAGAAATAACATGCagagaaaagtaaaacacaagCAGTTAGGAAACggaataaaaacataaatgataaaaaagcaattaaaattacaaagtaagcagtacaaatacacacagagagTAATATGATAACATCTACTATAACagcagaaatatatatattattagcTAATACTACTATTTGTAAATTTggttaattgtattttatttgtgtttgtttttaatttgtgatttttgctttttttgtaaCTTAAATTTTTATTGAGTTTTCATATGAatatagacaaaacaattacGGCAAATAAGTtacaaactaaaataacaatCTGCCGGAGATGATCCGCTGTTCCATTCTCTTCGACTCTCAAGAGGTGTGTCAATTTTTCCTGGACAATTTCCAACCTCTGTTCCCGTTTTGGGATGTTTACATTGAGTTTCTTGTGACCACTTTCTTACTGGATGCGAGTAATACTTCTCAATATTACCAAGATACATCACTGGACAAGTACTTGGGATTTAATATCCCAGGACATTTTTGACAACTAAATTAACATTTTGCCAGTATGTCCTCCTTTTTGAACGGTTGCAGAAGATGTGTGCGTGGGCTGCTTCCACACAGTCTCCAGCTGTTCTGTTGTATAGCGAGTTGCCTAGATTTTATTTTGGGAGTTATGAAATAGCGAGTTTGAATGTAAAAGTGTTGCGTAACGAGGGTGGACGTGTGACTCTGTGTGACTCTGTGAAAtgagatatgtgtgtgttgaacCTTTCAGTCTGGATCACTACAGTCAGATGAGCGACGTGCAGACTCTGGCCATGTTGTGCAGCGTGTTCAGAGCTCAGCCTCCTGCAGACTGTTACTCTCTGTACGGACAGCAGGCGTCACGCTCCTCCATCTTCCCCCCGCACCACTCGCGATACGTAAGTCCTGACTCGCTCTGTTGAAAACGGGATGTTTAAGAAACCGTGTCGACATTTTAGGGACCAAGCGATCACCTGACTCACTGAGAGAAGAATCGGAGCTGAATGAACTTGCTCGTCTGCTGAGTGACTTTCTGGAGTCCATTTTTAAAGTGACTCACTGTGAAttaattttttgtctttctttagcAGCTTTTAAACCGTCCTGCCAGGAACCAGAAAAACTAATCGTGATCACttgaaatattataataaaacagtTCAGGTTCCTatttataaacacaaatacagcagGAACGTGATGATGATACACGGTGATGTAATTAAGTGTCTGTTACTGTCTCAGCCCAGTTACACGTCCAGCTCCGTCACCTCGGGCTCGTGCTCCAGCACCTCGGACTCCATCACCACGACCACCTGGAACGCAGGTGAGACTCAGCGGCGCCACGCGGAGGCCGGCCGCCGCATTACTGCTCCGCTGTGTTACCGTCCGTGTTTGGACTCCATctccagccaatcagatggTTTTTTTGTTGTCGTTCGCAGGTAGAGATTCTGAGCACGCCAACCCCTGGGGTGAACCCTCCCCTGATGACTATCGCTATGGTAACCAGGGTTACACAGACCCACGGGAACGAGAGCGAGAGCAGCACGACATGAACAAGAGGTGACGTCACGCCGGTTTCACACCACGCAAATTTTCAAATTCCCATCGCGTTCGTCACCTGAGTTTGACGAGTGTGTTGGCAACACAATGTTAATAAACACAACGAGAatattactacagctgtatgaactcaaaataaacatctttctGTGATTTAGTtacaataaacggatcaaactgatgcagaaataacGACATcatgatgctgatttgttaaAAGTATTAAGTTGTGCTTTATCAGGTCAGTCGGTTAGATGAcaagcaaacaacttttaaaatgcttgttttctgaatggagtttggctGGAGCAGGACTGCGCTATGTTAACTTGTTTCATAGTAAAGTAAGAATCCTCTGTCAAGTCGTGTGCGAAACTATCATTAAACGTAAAATAACTGCTGTGATTGGTCTGTGTGTCGTGAACACAACTCCGATGTCACTTCCTTTACCCCCTGCAGACTGCTGGACCCCGCCAACACGCTGCAGTTTGACGACTTCAAGAAGTGTTACGGAGAAATCTTGTACCGCTGGGGTCTGAGGGAGAAAAGGGCCGACGTGCTGAAGTTCGCCTCCTGCCCTCCTGAACCCCACAAAGGCATCGGTACGTTACTCTGCAGACAGCTGCTGATTGTTAAAGGTGTCTTAGATGGAAAACTGTGTTTCCCTTGGAATAGCTGAATAAAAAGAGTTGTATAGGACTGATCTCCTAGGTTTCTTCAATCACGTGTAAATTTCTCACACGCAAAAGACCCCGGGAAAACGGGCGAATGCCAACAAGCGctagatgtgtcacagtgggggattgaacccgggtctctcacactagAGGCATGTGTCCTATCCAATGCACCAtccccaacaacaacaacaacataccaAGCCGGGCAGAATCAGCAACAGGACAgctagctgcacagctaactgagtagctagctgctgttagcagtagttagcaGCTACAGTGACCTGTAACATATAACTCTGTAAATCACCTaaagtggaggcagagcagccgaAAGGACATCAGCGGGAAAACCAGACAATCGGTTCTCCATCAACTCTGATCCAGTTTCGGTAAAACCAGAGAATAAAGTTATACAGTTGTGTTtctgtacagtaatcagtgagtcTGTGTCTCATTCACAACTCCCTACCCCCTCTGGAGGGAGTTGTATGTTGAGCGCTTTATAGTGAGCTCACtggcattattaaaacaacactttcggaCACTACTCCGATCGTTcgttaattacgtcattgccGTCGGACAATCAGTCTTTTCTATcagcgcaatgc
This DNA window, taken from Micropterus dolomieu isolate WLL.071019.BEF.003 ecotype Adirondacks unplaced genomic scaffold, ASM2129224v1 contig_11631, whole genome shotgun sequence, encodes the following:
- the LOC123965878 gene encoding GATOR complex protein WDR59-like, with amino-acid sequence KSRRFKTKREGTDYGNRPIKLAGKVIIQEISCLLPVHKALGEIYILNVNDIQETCKKNAAAALTVGRRDVAKVWALASAATDQDLSPDSDPDTETPWARHPFGRQLLETLLDHYSQMSDVQTLAMLCSVFRAQPPADCYSLYGQQASRSSIFPPHHSRYPSYTSSSVTSGSCSSTSDSITTTTWNAGRDSEHANPWGEPSPDDYRYGNQGYTDPREREREQHDMNKRLLDPANTLQFDDFKKCYGEILYRWGLREKRADVLKFASCPPEPHKGIEFGVYCCHCRTQARGTQCAVCKRLTFQCAICHVAVRGSSNFCLSCGHGGHTSHMMDWFRRQDECPAGCGCHCLLQSVF